In Bacteroidia bacterium, a genomic segment contains:
- a CDS encoding SusD/RagB family nutrient-binding outer membrane lipoprotein, whose protein sequence is MKRFLIKTSSVFALAFLMWLGACEQRFDELNANPNAPASAAPEFVLPGAIVDLAYYTNYQLGINYIGLWVQQHASGAYPEEDQYSPRLNDINVFWNNIYDNNMKDLRYIIDNGSPNQVAVAKILSAYGFMALTDVWGDIPYSQALQAEKGSEYLTPVFDAQKDVYDGIIKDLDDAVKMMDRSSIDRFGAEDLILNGDLDLWEKFANSLRLRAYLHLSEVDPTTSRAGIEAMLAKPLISDNSENIALVYVDVPGNRNPIHSRFSGRPNDFRMSKSMVDRMIGSGDSINPADPRLAVYSERNSDGIYIGVPNGVNGLGDVGLDNFTSCKFGSGFLAPTAPNYFMTYAEVAFIRAEAAARGWIAEDAKTAYETAVKASLNQHGITDAAVIDAFLADPNVAFDAARGLELVSTQKWIAMFGQPIESWTNFRRTGWPSLPIALNDQNNGQFPKRMLYPSVEQTTNATNVAAATARQGGAELANPVWWDVN, encoded by the coding sequence ATGAAAAGATTTCTGATAAAAACCTCCTCTGTTTTTGCCCTGGCCTTTTTGATGTGGCTGGGTGCCTGTGAGCAGCGGTTTGACGAATTAAACGCCAATCCCAACGCGCCGGCAAGTGCGGCTCCGGAGTTTGTACTACCGGGTGCCATTGTGGATCTGGCGTATTATACCAACTATCAACTGGGTATCAATTATATCGGTCTCTGGGTCCAGCAGCATGCTTCTGGTGCATATCCTGAAGAAGATCAGTACAGCCCCCGGTTAAACGATATCAACGTATTCTGGAATAATATCTACGACAACAATATGAAGGACCTGCGCTATATTATCGACAATGGTTCACCTAATCAGGTGGCGGTTGCCAAAATTCTCAGCGCGTATGGTTTTATGGCGCTCACAGATGTCTGGGGCGATATTCCCTACTCCCAGGCTTTGCAGGCAGAGAAAGGAAGTGAATATCTCACGCCCGTTTTTGATGCGCAAAAAGATGTCTATGATGGCATAATTAAAGATCTGGATGATGCGGTGAAAATGATGGACAGAAGCAGTATTGATCGCTTTGGGGCCGAAGATCTGATATTGAACGGTGATCTTGATTTGTGGGAAAAATTTGCCAACTCACTCCGGCTCAGGGCATATCTGCATCTTTCCGAAGTAGATCCCACAACTTCACGAGCCGGTATTGAAGCCATGCTGGCAAAACCGTTGATCTCAGACAACAGCGAAAATATTGCTTTGGTTTATGTGGATGTTCCGGGAAACCGTAACCCGATTCATTCCCGTTTTTCCGGCCGCCCCAATGATTTTCGTATGAGTAAGTCCATGGTGGACCGGATGATCGGCTCTGGTGATTCGATTAACCCTGCAGATCCTCGATTGGCTGTCTATTCTGAGCGCAACAGTGATGGTATTTATATCGGGGTTCCCAACGGTGTCAATGGGCTGGGAGATGTCGGGCTTGACAATTTTACTTCCTGTAAATTTGGATCAGGCTTTCTGGCACCCACCGCGCCAAATTATTTTATGACCTATGCTGAAGTCGCGTTTATCCGTGCAGAAGCTGCCGCGAGAGGCTGGATCGCAGAAGACGCCAAAACGGCTTACGAAACTGCGGTAAAAGCATCGCTTAATCAGCACGGCATTACTGACGCTGCGGTCATTGACGCTTTTCTTGCTGACCCAAATGTAGCTTTTGATGCCGCTCGTGGCCTCGAACTGGTGAGCACACAAAAGTGGATTGCGATGTTTGGCCAGCCTATTGAATCCTGGACCAACTTCCGCCGAACCGGATGGCCTTCGTTGCCCATCGCCTTAAATGATCAAAACAATGGGCAATTCCCCAAAAGGATGTTATACCCAAGTGTTGAGCAAACTACCAATGCAACCAATGTCGCCGCAGCTACAGCCCGTCAGGGTGGTGCGGAGCTGGCAAACCCTGTCTGGTGGGATGTGAATTAA
- a CDS encoding AraC family transcriptional regulator codes for MKPIFFQIPQSLGESFSISLDEGPYFFTPLHFHYACQLSLILESTGTRFVGDNIERFEAGDLVLLGSNIPHVFRNDPVYYESGSHLKARAIHAFFTPDFPGEKFMSLPETAAIRQLILQAGRGLKIMGQTRKIITEKMLQIGGREGLPRLLELLSMLDILSRSSELVFLSSRVSDPSLKKSDSDKINDVFNFVMGNYQDDIRLDQIASVAHMSPTAFCRYFKRSTQKTFSQFLNEIRIGHACRMLREESFPISEIGFLCGFNNTSNFNRRFKNITTFTPKEYQKKHSLR; via the coding sequence ATGAAGCCGATTTTTTTTCAAATTCCTCAATCACTGGGCGAATCCTTTAGTATTTCTTTAGATGAAGGGCCATATTTTTTTACGCCTTTACATTTTCACTATGCCTGCCAGCTTTCTTTAATTCTGGAAAGTACCGGGACCCGATTTGTCGGGGATAATATCGAGCGATTTGAGGCGGGAGACCTTGTGCTTTTGGGTTCCAATATCCCTCACGTTTTTCGCAATGACCCGGTGTACTACGAATCAGGCTCTCACTTAAAAGCGAGAGCAATTCATGCATTTTTTACGCCTGATTTTCCCGGCGAGAAGTTTATGTCTCTTCCGGAAACTGCCGCCATAAGGCAATTGATCCTGCAGGCAGGAAGAGGTCTCAAAATCATGGGGCAAACCCGCAAAATCATCACAGAAAAAATGCTTCAAATCGGCGGGAGAGAAGGCCTTCCGCGATTGCTGGAATTGCTAAGTATGCTTGATATTCTTTCCCGCTCCAGCGAACTGGTGTTTCTCTCCAGCAGGGTTTCGGATCCTTCCCTAAAAAAATCAGACAGCGACAAGATCAACGATGTTTTTAATTTTGTGATGGGCAATTATCAGGATGACATCAGGCTCGACCAGATCGCTTCGGTGGCGCATATGAGTCCGACTGCATTTTGCCGCTATTTCAAACGAAGCACTCAAAAAACCTTTTCCCAATTTCTCAACGAAATACGCATCGGCCACGCTTGCCGTATGTTACGGGAAGAATCATTTCCCATATCGGAGATCGGATTTCTTTGTGGATTTAACAATACTTCCAACTTTAACCGCCGGTTTAAAAACATTACCACATTCACACCAAAAGAGTATCAGAAAAAACATTCCTTAAGATAA
- a CDS encoding S9 family peptidase, whose protein sequence is MARVFIFLLFLPLFSSGQQADPALLTLERIFTNREFSSESFGPSKWLEEGKYFTTLEPSAGKSGGTDIVSYNSKTGNRSVLVPAEWLIPSVGKGPLEIQNYFWSADRARLLLFTNTRKVWRDHTRGDYWVLDMASRKLSQLGKNAQPSTLMFAKFSPDGSRVGYVRENNLYVEELSSGKITALTTDGSRTLINGTFDWAYEEELALQDGFRWSPDGLHIAFWQLDASGIHDFYMINNTDSLYPFIYAMPYPKVGQQNSAAKVGVVSADGGNILWMPVEGDPRNHYLARMDWISQHEILLQQLNRKQNQNRVMIGDITSGRIRNLFVEKDSAWVDLMDELIWAEKGKSFLWLSERDGWRHVWLVSLRDGNLQCLTPADYDVEKIVGVDAKTKWFYYTASPENPNQRYLFRTPLSGTGIAEGLSPSSQPGCHAYDISPDGNWAIHTWSAMGEPPMTELVSLPDHRTVNVWVTNATLRQKLDELKKGDLDYFRVRTRNGEDLDGYYIRPPDFDPAKKYPVLFYVYGEPWGQTAKDIWGGNRYLWHLMLSQMGYVVMTVDNRGTPSLRGRDWRKVVYGQIGILASDDQADAAREIGKWEWVDAERMGIWGWSGGGSMTLNMMFRYPGLYNTGMSVAPVADQRLYDCIYQERYMGLLDENAEGYRLGSPVTFAQYLQGNLLLVHGTGDDNVHYQNAEILINELIRHNRPFDMMAYPNRTHSINEGSGTSTHLYGLLTRYLTSHIEPGGH, encoded by the coding sequence ATGGCCAGAGTTTTTATTTTTTTGCTGTTCCTGCCACTTTTTTCTTCCGGACAACAAGCTGATCCCGCTCTCCTTACGCTTGAGCGTATTTTTACCAACAGGGAGTTTTCTTCCGAGTCTTTTGGCCCGTCCAAATGGTTGGAAGAAGGCAAGTATTTTACTACACTGGAACCTTCAGCCGGTAAGTCGGGCGGAACAGATATTGTCAGCTATAATTCCAAAACTGGCAATCGCTCTGTACTGGTACCGGCTGAGTGGCTGATTCCTTCGGTGGGCAAAGGACCACTTGAGATTCAAAATTATTTCTGGTCAGCAGACAGAGCCCGGCTGTTACTTTTTACCAATACCCGGAAAGTATGGCGAGATCACACCCGCGGCGATTACTGGGTATTGGATATGGCTTCCCGTAAACTTTCCCAATTGGGAAAAAATGCGCAGCCTTCCACGCTTATGTTTGCCAAGTTTTCTCCCGATGGCAGCCGCGTAGGATATGTGAGGGAAAATAATCTGTATGTGGAAGAGCTTTCTTCCGGGAAAATCACAGCTCTGACCACTGATGGCTCGCGTACGCTGATCAATGGAACCTTCGATTGGGCCTATGAGGAAGAGTTGGCTTTGCAGGACGGATTCCGGTGGAGCCCTGATGGCTTGCATATTGCCTTCTGGCAACTCGATGCTTCCGGTATTCACGATTTTTATATGATCAACAATACGGATTCCCTCTATCCCTTTATTTACGCTATGCCATACCCGAAAGTCGGCCAGCAAAATTCGGCAGCAAAAGTGGGGGTAGTCTCTGCCGATGGCGGCAATATACTCTGGATGCCTGTCGAAGGTGATCCCCGCAACCATTATCTCGCGCGAATGGACTGGATCAGTCAGCATGAAATATTGCTTCAGCAACTCAACCGCAAACAAAATCAAAACCGGGTAATGATTGGCGATATTACTTCAGGGCGAATCAGAAATCTATTTGTAGAAAAAGACTCTGCCTGGGTAGATCTGATGGACGAGTTGATCTGGGCTGAAAAGGGGAAATCCTTTCTCTGGCTGAGCGAAAGAGACGGCTGGCGCCATGTGTGGTTGGTCTCATTACGCGATGGCAATCTTCAGTGCCTGACTCCTGCTGATTATGACGTGGAAAAAATCGTGGGTGTGGACGCAAAAACGAAATGGTTTTATTACACGGCTTCACCCGAAAACCCCAACCAGCGTTACCTGTTTCGCACGCCGCTCAGTGGTACAGGCATTGCCGAAGGTCTTTCTCCCTCCAGTCAGCCGGGCTGTCACGCTTATGATATTTCTCCGGATGGAAACTGGGCCATACATACCTGGTCGGCAATGGGAGAGCCTCCTATGACCGAACTGGTCAGTCTTCCCGATCACCGAACCGTAAATGTCTGGGTGACCAACGCAACTCTGCGGCAAAAACTTGATGAACTGAAGAAAGGCGATTTGGATTATTTTCGGGTACGAACCCGCAACGGTGAAGATCTCGACGGATATTATATTCGCCCCCCTGACTTTGATCCTGCAAAAAAATACCCTGTACTTTTTTATGTGTATGGTGAACCCTGGGGACAAACAGCCAAAGACATCTGGGGTGGCAACCGCTATCTCTGGCACCTTATGCTTAGCCAGATGGGTTATGTGGTGATGACCGTAGATAATCGCGGCACACCCTCTCTGCGGGGCCGTGACTGGCGCAAGGTCGTGTATGGGCAAATTGGTATTCTTGCATCCGATGACCAGGCTGATGCCGCCCGGGAGATAGGGAAATGGGAATGGGTGGATGCTGAACGTATGGGTATCTGGGGATGGAGTGGGGGAGGTTCGATGACATTGAATATGATGTTTCGCTACCCCGGATTGTATAATACGGGAATGTCCGTCGCTCCGGTAGCTGACCAACGGCTGTATGACTGTATCTATCAGGAAAGATACATGGGGTTGCTGGATGAAAATGCAGAAGGCTACCGTCTGGGGTCTCCTGTTACTTTTGCTCAATATCTTCAGGGTAATCTTCTGCTTGTACATGGTACCGGTGATGATAACGTACACTATCAAAATGCAGAAATTCTCATCAATGAGCTCATTCGCCACAATCGACCTTTTGATATGATGGCGTATCCCAACCGGACACACAGCATCAATGAAGGATCTGGTACTTCGACACATTTGTACGGTCTGCTAACCCGGTACCTGACCAGTCATATCGAGCCGGGCGGGCATTAA
- a CDS encoding NIPSNAP family protein produces the protein MKRRNFVKKAAAASMAGLSVASLSAADPQKKQKGNVYHELRVYHVNYGRSQKTLTDYFKDALIPALNRLGVKAVGVFTEMNGPQPTKIYLLITYPELKDFIGLADALVADSVYQAAWAPYLQVGSDKSLFSRYESNLMYAFDSAPDLEVPPSAKTKGPRIFELRTYQSHNEDAHRRKVAMFDKGETALFRKVKMNPVFFGKTLIGDNMPNLTYMLTFKDMAERDANWNDFIVSEEWNTMKNLPEYADTVSNIIRTFLVPMDISQV, from the coding sequence ATGAAAAGAAGAAACTTTGTAAAAAAAGCTGCCGCTGCTTCCATGGCAGGACTAAGTGTCGCGTCTCTTTCGGCGGCAGATCCTCAAAAAAAACAAAAGGGAAATGTTTACCACGAACTTCGGGTATATCATGTCAATTATGGACGTAGCCAAAAAACGCTGACCGATTATTTCAAAGATGCCCTGATACCGGCCCTCAACCGGCTGGGGGTAAAGGCAGTAGGCGTATTTACAGAGATGAATGGCCCACAGCCTACCAAAATTTATTTACTGATCACCTATCCCGAGCTGAAGGACTTTATCGGACTGGCTGATGCACTGGTTGCCGATAGTGTATATCAGGCAGCCTGGGCGCCCTATTTGCAGGTAGGTTCGGACAAATCACTTTTCAGCCGGTACGAATCAAACCTGATGTATGCCTTTGACTCAGCCCCCGACCTGGAAGTTCCGCCTTCAGCCAAAACCAAAGGTCCGCGTATATTTGAACTCCGAACCTATCAAAGCCATAATGAAGATGCCCACAGAAGAAAAGTGGCTATGTTTGACAAAGGAGAGACGGCATTGTTTCGCAAGGTGAAAATGAATCCTGTATTTTTCGGAAAAACCCTGATCGGCGACAATATGCCCAACCTCACCTATATGCTTACCTTCAAAGATATGGCAGAACGGGATGCCAACTGGAACGACTTTATTGTCAGTGAGGAATGGAACACGATGAAAAATCTGCCGGAATATGCAGATACCGTATCAAATATCATTCGCACGTTTCTGGTTCCTATGGATATATCGCAGGTATAA
- a CDS encoding threonine/serine dehydratase — protein MSPVAIAPTLHEIIAAQVRLSKWVKETPVVTWDSLTKERLLGPDTQVYIKLELFQHGGSFKPRGALLVMMNLDDESLEKGVTAVSAGNHAIAVGYAAQVLGTHAKVVMPKTANPFRIQRCQELGAEVVLVDNVARAFEEASRIQHEEGKTFIHPFEGPLTALGTATVGLEYTRSVAKMDAVIIPVGGGGLAAGMAAAIHQINPECRIFGVEPVGADTMHRSFISGNPESIEAVRTIADSLGAPFAMPYSMDICRRFLEKIVLVEDDDLRNAMRLMFNELKLVAEPAAAASLAALIGPLREELTGKKVGLIACGSNIDLETFYQLIKQ, from the coding sequence ATGTCTCCGGTTGCAATTGCCCCTACCCTCCACGAAATCATCGCTGCCCAGGTACGATTAAGCAAATGGGTCAAAGAAACGCCTGTCGTTACATGGGATTCTCTGACCAAAGAACGCTTGCTGGGACCTGATACTCAAGTGTATATAAAACTTGAGCTTTTCCAGCACGGGGGCAGTTTTAAACCTCGTGGTGCGTTGCTGGTGATGATGAACCTCGACGACGAAAGCCTGGAAAAAGGAGTAACGGCAGTCAGTGCAGGCAATCACGCCATTGCTGTGGGCTACGCCGCGCAGGTATTGGGAACCCACGCAAAAGTTGTCATGCCCAAAACCGCTAACCCTTTCAGGATTCAACGATGCCAGGAACTGGGCGCGGAGGTGGTGTTGGTAGACAATGTAGCCCGCGCATTCGAGGAAGCCAGTCGCATTCAGCATGAAGAGGGGAAAACTTTTATTCATCCCTTTGAAGGACCATTGACGGCTTTGGGAACGGCAACGGTCGGGCTCGAATATACCCGGAGCGTAGCGAAGATGGACGCCGTCATCATTCCGGTTGGCGGTGGCGGACTGGCAGCCGGGATGGCTGCGGCTATCCACCAGATCAATCCCGAGTGCCGGATTTTTGGGGTAGAACCCGTAGGCGCGGATACCATGCACCGGAGTTTTATTTCGGGTAATCCCGAATCCATCGAAGCGGTACGCACCATCGCCGACAGCCTCGGTGCTCCGTTTGCCATGCCCTACAGCATGGATATATGCAGGCGGTTTCTGGAAAAAATTGTTCTGGTAGAGGATGATGACCTGCGAAATGCCATGCGGCTGATGTTCAATGAGTTAAAGCTCGTAGCCGAACCTGCTGCTGCTGCGTCACTCGCGGCATTGATCGGCCCGCTGAGGGAAGAGCTTACCGGCAAAAAAGTCGGACTCATAGCCTGCGGTTCCAATATCGATCTTGAAACATTTTATCAACTCATAAAACAATGA
- a CDS encoding sulfotransferase family protein: MTTTKRICVWSGPRNGASTFLYAFAQREDTMVMDEPLYGHYLKRTGARHPGREEVLSKVNTKAESVISEDILGDHARPVLFIKDMPHHLVGLDLGFVNELENIFLIRNPREAIPSLLRYIPNPEMLDTAYKMQYELFERLRQQGKNPMVIDVKHIQMNPELQIKQICNRTGIDYASTMLNWQSGILPQEGIWGKYWYDQVHQSTGFMPYEQKSNEIPEHLESLVEECYEYYLKLYEYTILN, translated from the coding sequence ATGACTACCACAAAACGTATCTGCGTCTGGTCCGGACCGAGAAATGGTGCTTCTACTTTTTTGTATGCTTTTGCCCAGCGCGAAGATACAATGGTAATGGATGAGCCTTTATATGGTCACTATTTGAAGCGGACAGGTGCAAGACATCCGGGTAGGGAAGAAGTGCTGTCAAAAGTGAATACAAAGGCGGAATCTGTCATTTCTGAGGATATTCTCGGTGATCATGCCCGCCCGGTTTTGTTTATTAAGGATATGCCTCATCATCTGGTCGGTCTTGACCTGGGGTTTGTCAATGAGTTAGAGAATATTTTCCTTATCCGTAATCCCCGGGAAGCGATTCCTTCACTGCTTCGATATATCCCCAATCCTGAAATGCTGGACACTGCCTATAAGATGCAATATGAATTGTTTGAAAGGTTGCGCCAGCAGGGGAAAAATCCGATGGTGATTGACGTAAAGCATATCCAAATGAATCCGGAATTACAGATTAAACAAATTTGCAACCGAACCGGCATAGACTATGCTTCTACGATGCTGAACTGGCAATCGGGTATTTTGCCTCAGGAAGGAATCTGGGGAAAATATTGGTATGATCAGGTGCACCAGTCAACGGGTTTTATGCCTTATGAGCAAAAATCCAATGAAATTCCTGAACACCTGGAGTCATTGGTGGAAGAATGTTATGAGTACTACCTTAAGCTTTATGAATATACCATTCTGAACTAA
- a CDS encoding SusC/RagA family TonB-linked outer membrane protein: MSLKLRMIFLVFSIFMVLHLQAQDRLVSGKVTSAEDGNALSGATILLKGTTVGAFTDDQGKYQVRVPAGGGVLIVSFYGFNTQEIEIGNQSTIDILLVEEINSLDEVVITALGVQREKKALGYSVQELKGQDLVETKESNIVNSLSGKIAGVQVTSSSGAPGASSRIVIRGASSLLGNNQPLFVVDGIPLDNTQFSSSPRNSTNEPANGTRKGDEEQGGADYGNAISDLNPDDIESMSVLKGPTAVALYGSRAQNGAIIITTKSGKAQKGIGVTLSSSYSLQTPLRLPTFQNEYGQGGYGLVDYPDYIDVDESWGYPLDGRIMKNVFAEDVPWVPNPDNVKNFFETGYNFVNNASLQGGNDLAQFRFSLSNLDQKGIVPNTGLGRTNIGLKAGLKPSSKMSITSSVNYSVTQGKNRPLTGYDGQNVFQSMFNWHGRQIDYARFKDYKNEDGSLILNLSDPNYTEAYGQPISPIPAWQNNPYVNLYENVNSDRRDRVIGNFKINYDFTPWLSAYLRAGTDFYSDRREQIYRAGLKDPASLRTGGFVHDNYNVNTYNIDFVLSAKTDFTSDLSGSLLVGANRFHNTLANEFTYVEGLLIPDIYNISNARGTPDSREYRTAKRINGVYAAAQLSFKNYLFLDLTGRNDWSSTLPAGSRSYFYPSASGSFVFSDAISLPSFFSFGKVRAGIAQVGNDTDPFVLQSYFVKKRIADNNADITFPFNGQPSFALGDELANANLLPESTTSWEVGTDLRFFENRLGIDVTYYTGSTKNQLMKLTLPSSSGFSSQVINAGEIQNSGIEVMFLATPVSTKGGFDWNIGVNFARNRSNVVALHPQVESIILETHRAQLEARPGQPYGTIYGTAWDRVTDESSPYFGERIIGDDGRPNRAAGGNQALGNIQPDFLMGVNNAISWKGAYLSFLVDWKQGGDMFSLTNFFGGYSGVLSYTTEGRDGTYIAEGVAKNPDGTYRPNDIPVDAEEYWHRTFSAQETGVYDATFVKLREVKLGYSLPASVMAKTPFSGLTIALQGRNLWIIHSNVPNVDPESSGYGSSNGQGFEVNGIPSVRSFGGTITLKL; the protein is encoded by the coding sequence ATGAGTCTCAAACTACGAATGATTTTTCTCGTTTTTTCCATTTTTATGGTCTTGCACCTACAGGCGCAGGACCGGCTGGTATCCGGCAAGGTTACTTCAGCCGAAGATGGAAATGCGCTTTCTGGCGCAACAATTCTCTTGAAAGGTACGACGGTCGGCGCTTTCACCGACGATCAGGGTAAGTACCAGGTGCGGGTACCTGCCGGCGGCGGTGTACTGATCGTCTCTTTCTATGGATTCAATACCCAGGAAATCGAAATTGGTAATCAGTCGACAATCGATATTCTTCTGGTGGAGGAGATCAATTCTCTCGATGAAGTGGTAATTACCGCTTTGGGGGTGCAGCGCGAAAAAAAGGCGCTGGGCTATTCGGTTCAGGAACTGAAAGGGCAAGATCTGGTAGAGACGAAGGAGTCTAATATTGTAAATTCTCTCTCTGGTAAAATTGCGGGGGTTCAGGTTACCAGTTCCTCCGGTGCTCCCGGTGCTTCTTCCCGAATTGTGATCCGCGGGGCATCTTCTCTGCTTGGCAACAACCAGCCGCTGTTTGTCGTCGATGGTATCCCGCTCGACAATACACAGTTTTCTTCCAGTCCGCGCAACAGCACCAATGAACCTGCCAATGGAACCCGAAAAGGTGATGAAGAGCAGGGGGGCGCTGATTATGGCAATGCGATTTCTGACCTCAACCCTGATGATATCGAGAGCATGAGCGTGCTCAAAGGCCCGACAGCCGTTGCTTTGTATGGATCGCGCGCTCAAAATGGTGCAATCATTATCACAACCAAATCCGGGAAAGCGCAAAAAGGTATAGGCGTTACGCTCAGTAGCTCTTATTCATTACAAACACCTCTCCGACTCCCCACATTTCAAAATGAATACGGACAGGGTGGCTACGGTCTGGTAGATTATCCCGACTATATCGATGTCGATGAAAGCTGGGGATATCCGCTGGATGGTCGCATCATGAAAAACGTATTTGCAGAAGATGTGCCCTGGGTGCCCAATCCCGACAATGTCAAAAACTTTTTTGAAACTGGATACAATTTTGTCAATAATGCTTCCCTGCAGGGAGGAAATGACCTGGCACAATTTCGATTTTCCTTATCTAATCTGGATCAAAAAGGGATTGTCCCCAATACTGGTCTTGGCAGAACAAATATTGGCCTGAAAGCGGGGCTGAAACCTTCGTCGAAGATGAGTATTACTTCGAGTGTCAATTATTCTGTTACTCAGGGAAAAAATCGCCCGCTTACAGGATATGACGGTCAGAATGTGTTTCAGTCGATGTTTAACTGGCATGGCCGTCAGATCGATTATGCCCGGTTTAAAGATTATAAAAATGAAGATGGAAGTCTGATTCTGAACCTGAGTGATCCCAATTATACGGAAGCTTACGGGCAGCCGATTTCTCCTATTCCTGCCTGGCAAAACAATCCATATGTCAATCTGTATGAAAATGTAAACTCTGACCGTCGTGACCGGGTCATCGGCAATTTTAAGATCAACTACGACTTCACTCCCTGGCTGAGTGCCTATCTTCGCGCCGGTACAGATTTTTATTCTGATCGCAGAGAGCAAATTTATCGCGCAGGCCTGAAAGATCCCGCGTCGCTCCGCACCGGTGGATTTGTTCACGACAACTATAATGTCAATACTTATAATATTGACTTTGTGTTGAGTGCTAAGACGGATTTTACTTCCGATCTGAGCGGGAGTCTGCTCGTGGGCGCAAACCGATTCCACAATACATTGGCCAATGAATTTACTTATGTGGAAGGGCTGCTGATCCCCGATATCTATAATATCAGCAATGCAAGGGGTACGCCCGATTCACGGGAGTATCGCACTGCCAAGCGGATCAACGGCGTGTATGCTGCTGCACAATTATCTTTTAAAAATTATTTATTCCTCGATCTTACCGGTAGAAATGACTGGTCCTCAACGTTACCTGCTGGCAGCAGATCGTATTTTTATCCTTCAGCCAGTGGGAGTTTTGTATTCTCTGATGCCATTTCACTTCCTTCATTCTTTAGTTTTGGAAAAGTGCGTGCAGGTATCGCGCAGGTAGGGAATGACACCGATCCCTTTGTACTGCAATCCTATTTTGTGAAGAAACGAATTGCGGACAATAATGCGGACATTACTTTCCCATTCAACGGACAGCCTTCATTTGCCCTGGGTGATGAGTTGGCAAATGCAAATCTTCTTCCTGAATCCACCACTTCCTGGGAAGTGGGTACAGACCTGCGGTTTTTTGAAAACCGACTGGGAATTGATGTTACCTACTACACGGGTTCTACCAAAAACCAGTTGATGAAACTTACCTTGCCTTCTTCCTCTGGTTTCAGCAGTCAGGTGATCAATGCCGGCGAAATTCAAAATAGTGGGATAGAGGTTATGTTCCTCGCGACTCCTGTATCTACAAAGGGAGGATTTGACTGGAATATCGGCGTCAATTTTGCCCGAAACAGAAGCAATGTGGTGGCCCTTCATCCACAGGTTGAATCGATTATTCTGGAGACTCACCGCGCACAACTGGAAGCTCGTCCCGGACAACCTTACGGCACGATTTACGGTACGGCATGGGATCGGGTAACCGATGAGAGCAGCCCATACTTTGGCGAAAGAATTATCGGTGATGATGGCAGGCCCAACCGTGCAGCCGGAGGTAATCAGGCTTTGGGAAATATTCAGCCTGATTTTCTCATGGGAGTTAACAATGCGATCTCATGGAAAGGGGCTTATCTGAGTTTCCTCGTTGACTGGAAACAAGGTGGAGATATGTTCTCCCTGACCAACTTCTTTGGCGGTTATTCAGGTGTATTGTCCTACACAACAGAAGGACGCGACGGAACCTATATCGCAGAAGGCGTTGCCAAAAATCCAGATGGAACATATCGTCCCAATGACATTCCTGTTGATGCGGAAGAATACTGGCACAGAACCTTCTCTGCACAGGAAACGGGAGTTTATGATGCGACTTTTGTAAAACTGAGAGAAGTAAAACTTGGTTATTCTCTTCCTGCTTCCGTCATGGCAAAAACACCTTTCAGTGGCCTGACGATCGCGCTTCAGGGACGCAACCTTTGGATTATTCACTCCAATGTACCCAATGTAGATCCGGAAAGCAGCGGTTATGGTTCCTCCAACGGTCAGGGTTTTGAGGTGAATGGCATCCCTTCTGTCAGAAGTTTTGGCGGCACAATTACCCTCAAACTCTAG